The following coding sequences lie in one Lentilactobacillus sp. SPB1-3 genomic window:
- a CDS encoding SDR family oxidoreductase, with amino-acid sequence MTTKTITLVTGANRGMGLEIVKELGAAGQTVIMGARDLIKGQAAAKDLITAGYDVEPVQLDITDSESISNAVKFINDEYGRLDILINNAGASFDNFEAPSTIDMDKIRKEFELNVFGTIDNTQQFIPLLKNSKQAKIINISSMMGSLTNALDPKSSVYNFSSMGYQATKSAVNMFTIQLAKEFKNNNVPITVNAIDPGLVATEFGGTSAESSADMGAHTVEIGVARTIELATSPDNNITATFSNLDGEVKW; translated from the coding sequence ATGACAACTAAAACAATTACTCTAGTAACTGGTGCTAACCGTGGTATGGGACTTGAAATCGTTAAAGAACTCGGAGCCGCTGGTCAAACCGTTATTATGGGCGCTCGAGATTTAATCAAAGGTCAAGCTGCAGCCAAAGATTTAATAACTGCCGGTTACGATGTTGAACCCGTTCAACTTGATATTACTGACAGCGAATCAATTAGCAATGCGGTTAAATTCATTAATGACGAGTATGGGCGTTTAGACATTCTGATCAATAACGCTGGAGCTTCATTTGATAACTTCGAAGCTCCTTCAACAATTGACATGGATAAAATTCGCAAAGAATTCGAACTAAATGTCTTTGGCACTATTGATAACACACAACAATTCATTCCACTTTTAAAGAACAGTAAACAAGCTAAAATCATCAACATTTCAAGTATGATGGGCTCATTAACGAACGCTTTAGATCCTAAATCTTCAGTCTATAATTTTTCATCTATGGGATATCAAGCTACTAAGTCCGCTGTTAATATGTTCACTATCCAATTAGCTAAGGAATTCAAAAATAATAATGTGCCAATCACAGTCAATGCAATCGATCCCGGATTAGTTGCAACTGAATTTGGTGGCACTAGTGCTGAATCTTCAGCTGACATGGGTGCACACACAGTTGAAATTGGTGTGGCTCGCACTATTGAGCTAGCAACTTCTCCAGACAACAATATTACAGCCACATTTAGTAACCTTGACGGCGAAGTAAAGTGGTAG
- a CDS encoding TMEM175 family protein, whose amino-acid sequence MNKERLVAFTDAIIAIVVTLLVLDLPRPDGPTLHAIIADWRNFIIYIATFFLIMVVWYNHHIIFTNAKKINRTTYWLNSIWLLLQSFIPFSASWLSEYPTSSVPGFFYVVVTFLWAVSFQLLDRNLEKLNPDLVMPNRYAFPLLYLSYLLEAILFIFIPILAVAVTPIMAGGIVVVSDFVEKRHARHN is encoded by the coding sequence ATGAATAAAGAACGGCTTGTCGCTTTTACTGATGCAATTATTGCTATTGTTGTGACACTATTAGTATTGGATTTACCACGACCGGATGGGCCGACATTACACGCAATTATTGCAGATTGGCGTAACTTCATTATTTATATTGCAACTTTCTTTTTGATCATGGTTGTCTGGTATAATCATCATATTATTTTTACTAATGCGAAAAAAATTAATCGAACAACTTATTGGTTGAATTCAATATGGCTTTTATTACAATCTTTCATTCCGTTTTCTGCTTCATGGTTGTCGGAATACCCAACTTCGTCAGTGCCTGGATTTTTCTATGTAGTTGTTACTTTTTTATGGGCAGTATCATTTCAATTATTGGATCGCAATTTAGAAAAACTCAATCCAGACCTTGTAATGCCTAATCGATATGCTTTTCCACTTCTGTATTTATCATATTTATTAGAAGCAATCTTATTTATATTTATCCCAATTTTGGCAGTTGCCGTAACTCCAATTATGGCCGGTGGAATTGTTGTTGTATCTGATTTTGTGGAAAAAAGACATGCTCGTCACAACTAA
- a CDS encoding MFS transporter, which produces MSTISKAKLRYYLYIAATQSRFSRIINVIAIVQYLNYSLVQFSILQSVFLFSQFLSEIPSGLLGDLIKKKTSITIGLTILIISPLLMISVINTKSYWGFIILLVAFILEGIGNALLSGSDDALFFEILRDSGTTSEEYTKIRGRVQLIGAITTSIATVVGGMSYQLNKGMPYILQSLTLIIALIIITSISEQKSITRIDKNMQGNSISSVLTVFKKMTTVPIVVFTFILSAFVVATINAVFSILPTYVAELGYAPSSNSFIFMLFSLFGGLIATQSYRLLAKSNLKFLCFTLITTIAVGGILQLQDNKLIFLIGIGLLYIVEDILDPIVMKILNTWVKDNSRATFISGLSFLTTMITMILNPIVGLFVQNFGMVIGLVITSIFLISIIGISYAFIITLDNKESKLK; this is translated from the coding sequence ATGAGTACAATATCAAAAGCTAAACTAAGATACTACCTGTACATTGCCGCCACTCAATCCAGATTTTCAAGGATCATTAATGTTATTGCTATTGTCCAATACTTAAATTATAGTCTCGTTCAATTCTCGATTTTACAATCTGTTTTTTTATTCTCGCAGTTTCTTTCTGAAATTCCTAGCGGACTATTGGGAGACCTGATTAAAAAGAAAACATCCATTACAATTGGACTCACGATATTAATCATTTCGCCGCTTTTGATGATTTCCGTGATTAATACAAAATCTTATTGGGGTTTCATCATTCTTCTTGTAGCATTCATCCTTGAAGGAATTGGTAATGCTCTATTAAGTGGCTCAGATGATGCTCTGTTCTTCGAAATTTTAAGAGACAGCGGTACGACAAGTGAAGAATACACAAAGATTCGTGGACGAGTTCAGTTAATCGGTGCCATCACAACTAGCATAGCAACCGTTGTTGGTGGAATGTCATATCAACTAAATAAAGGGATGCCCTATATACTGCAGTCATTAACTCTAATAATTGCATTGATCATTATAACTTCCATTTCAGAACAGAAAAGCATCACTAGAATTGACAAAAACATGCAAGGCAACAGCATTAGCAGTGTTTTAACTGTTTTCAAAAAAATGACTACTGTGCCTATCGTTGTTTTTACATTTATTCTATCCGCATTTGTGGTCGCGACTATCAATGCAGTTTTCTCAATTTTACCTACATACGTTGCAGAATTAGGGTATGCACCGTCCTCTAACAGTTTTATTTTTATGCTATTTAGTCTATTTGGCGGATTAATTGCCACACAGTCATATAGATTATTGGCAAAAAGTAACTTAAAATTTCTTTGTTTTACTCTCATAACCACCATTGCAGTCGGTGGAATATTGCAACTACAAGATAATAAATTAATATTTCTCATAGGAATTGGATTACTATACATTGTGGAAGACATCCTCGATCCAATAGTGATGAAAATATTAAATACCTGGGTGAAGGATAATTCCAGAGCAACATTTATTTCCGGACTTTCATTCTTAACAACTATGATTACAATGATTCTCAATCCAATCGTTGGATTATTTGTTCAAAATTTCGGTATGGTAATTGGATTAGTAATCACTTCGATCTTTCTGATATCTATTATTGGAATATCGTATGCTTTCATTATTACTTTGGATAATAAGGAAAGTAAATTAAAATAA
- a CDS encoding quinone oxidoreductase family protein, whose amino-acid sequence MRAIIQKDFNGIDSIQIVNLPEPKGNIIGRLVDVKYVPVLPWDIKNEAGLLTQLNNDPLPRILGYGFAGIIHDQNLIGPSRGTRVVGAAPNGTYAEVVNASIPPYIFSLPDNVSLETGATIFGGVDTAMMMIKSVGVQKNDAVLLIGASGGIGSYLYQMLIALEANVIILSSERSRNYTQMIFPDAKIVTNIKDVDNKSIKFVLDTAGNESLLNQSENKLFDGGTLFTSALPTYHQLRLDIHNVFNNRPISPKQYKKIIEMLSTGTLKAHINKVFEMNDVKLAQHYEDETASRGRIILKIND is encoded by the coding sequence ATGCGAGCAATAATTCAAAAAGACTTCAATGGTATCGATTCAATTCAAATCGTTAATCTACCAGAACCCAAGGGCAATATTATTGGCAGACTCGTGGATGTAAAATACGTTCCAGTTTTACCATGGGATATCAAAAATGAAGCAGGACTTTTAACTCAATTGAATAATGATCCTTTGCCCAGAATTCTGGGATATGGTTTTGCTGGAATTATTCATGATCAAAATCTTATTGGGCCATCCAGGGGAACACGGGTTGTAGGTGCTGCGCCAAATGGAACGTATGCAGAAGTTGTTAATGCGTCTATTCCACCGTACATTTTTTCTCTGCCAGATAATGTATCGTTAGAAACTGGTGCAACAATTTTTGGTGGGGTTGATACAGCAATGATGATGATTAAAAGCGTGGGAGTACAAAAAAACGATGCTGTATTACTAATTGGAGCATCGGGTGGTATTGGAAGTTATTTGTATCAGATGTTAATAGCTCTTGAGGCAAATGTTATCATTCTTTCTTCAGAACGAAGCCGGAATTATACTCAAATGATTTTTCCTGATGCGAAAATCGTTACCAACATTAAGGATGTAGATAATAAGTCTATAAAATTTGTTCTCGACACGGCTGGCAATGAGTCGCTACTTAATCAATCCGAAAACAAATTATTCGATGGTGGAACTTTGTTTACCTCCGCTTTACCCACATATCATCAACTTCGTTTGGATATCCATAATGTATTTAACAACCGACCGATTAGCCCTAAACAATATAAAAAGATTATAGAAATGCTATCAACTGGAACCCTCAAAGCACATATAAATAAGGTATTTGAAATGAATGATGTAAAGCTAGCTCAACATTATGAAGACGAGACAGCATCCCGAGGGAGAATTATTTTAAAGATAAACGATTAA